The proteins below come from a single Eubacterium limosum genomic window:
- a CDS encoding TIGR01212 family radical SAM protein (This family includes YhcC from E. coli K-12, an uncharacterized radical SAM protein.), with protein sequence MEERPLYRVYSQWLRERYGSKVYKLPVNVPVSCPNRDGTAGKGGCIYCGAKGGGNETLSDTLSVAEQVEKNRAYIAKRYKAKLFIPYFQSFTNTYCSAFQLERWVREAVGDGEGIAGVAISTRPDCLSGEQLDFLSRFQQEKQLDVSIELGLQTANYKTLKILNRGHSLADYIEAAAAVKSHGLQLCTHVILDLPWDDRDDVVETAGVVSAVGSDFVKCHALYVEKGTVLAEMYLKGEISLFPKEEYIERCLLFLSHLRPDMVVQRIIGRAPEADSIITNWNTSWWKIKESLEERMLCESVWQGKNFHKKQEIIRAKWAPLL encoded by the coding sequence ATGGAAGAACGCCCGCTTTACAGGGTTTATTCACAATGGCTGAGAGAGCGTTATGGCAGCAAGGTTTACAAGCTTCCTGTCAACGTGCCGGTCTCCTGCCCAAACCGCGATGGCACAGCTGGAAAGGGCGGCTGTATTTACTGCGGCGCCAAGGGCGGCGGCAATGAAACGCTGTCCGATACCTTGAGCGTGGCCGAGCAGGTGGAAAAAAACCGGGCTTACATCGCAAAACGCTACAAGGCTAAATTATTCATTCCTTACTTTCAAAGCTTTACCAACACCTATTGCAGCGCCTTCCAGCTTGAGCGCTGGGTACGTGAGGCAGTGGGTGACGGCGAGGGTATTGCCGGTGTGGCTATTTCCACCCGGCCCGATTGCCTGAGCGGCGAGCAGCTGGATTTCTTAAGCCGTTTCCAGCAGGAAAAGCAGTTGGACGTGTCCATTGAGCTGGGCCTGCAGACCGCCAACTATAAGACCCTTAAAATATTGAACCGGGGGCACAGCCTGGCCGATTATATCGAAGCGGCAGCGGCGGTCAAGAGCCACGGACTTCAGCTCTGTACCCATGTGATTCTGGATCTGCCCTGGGACGACCGGGACGACGTGGTGGAAACCGCCGGCGTGGTCTCTGCCGTTGGGTCGGATTTTGTCAAATGTCACGCACTGTATGTGGAGAAGGGTACCGTCCTCGCGGAAATGTATTTAAAGGGCGAAATCAGCCTTTTTCCCAAGGAAGAATATATAGAGCGGTGTCTTTTGTTTCTCTCGCATCTGCGGCCAGATATGGTCGTTCAGCGCATAATTGGTCGGGCCCCGGAAGCGGATAGTATTATTACCAACTGGAACACAAGCTGGTGGAAGATCAAAGAAAGCCTGGAGGAACGCATGCTCTGTGAAAGCGTGTGGCAGGGCAAAAATTTTCATAAAAAACAGGAAATAATACGTGCAAAATGGGCGCCGTTATTGTAA
- a CDS encoding Uma2 family endonuclease, producing the protein MTRLLRLEKGNEDALKGENSEIINGVAYEKPELDEAHKDIVRYLHAASSRYVLTHRPLDKLAMPHDPLVIDSEVLPNTILRPEIAMQIKDESFPAWVVEIASEENMEVAYLEKMNIYMAAGVKEYWVIDPVKQVILSYNFMKNPWIPAIYDSPQRIKVSVYKDYFISYSEIFKDRSEEE; encoded by the coding sequence ATGACAAGACTATTAAGATTGGAAAAAGGTAATGAGGATGCCCTGAAGGGTGAAAACTCTGAAATTATTAACGGCGTGGCCTATGAAAAACCAGAGCTTGATGAAGCGCACAAGGATATCGTACGCTACCTGCATGCTGCTTCCAGCAGATATGTGCTGACCCACAGACCGCTGGATAAGCTGGCCATGCCCCACGACCCGCTCGTTATCGACTCGGAAGTGCTGCCGAACACCATTTTAAGACCAGAGATCGCCATGCAGATTAAGGATGAGAGTTTTCCTGCGTGGGTAGTGGAGATCGCTTCCGAGGAAAATATGGAAGTGGCCTATCTTGAAAAAATGAATATTTATATGGCTGCCGGTGTAAAAGAATACTGGGTAATTGACCCGGTTAAACAGGTGATCCTCTCCTATAATTTTATGAAAAACCCATGGATTCCGGCCATCTATGACAGTCCTCAGCGGATTAAAGTGAGCGTTTATAAGGATTATTTTATTTCTTATTCGGAAATATTTAAGGATCGTTCCGAAGAAGAATAA
- a CDS encoding tetratricopeptide repeat protein, producing the protein MAAEEKKDALVTYTMDEWVEIYSEAVIGLYKRLLDYARVVYDPESKSYSYFWQLVNSAYYLDGQVIGHNLDEMIGCQWDNEKILETLENDYKTLCVIFKDRYVDVLRESFQNELNAEAIHYNTLPDPKDREGFEKLLFSHGAKVFKNVSDLAGSGDISAQVLLGKMYFLGWGTKVGAEEGLYWFKKATESGNGAAFFYAGMAHEYMTCSETGVNLNAESCELYHEAMNAGFTEAAYALYRYYGRYVSGKTGMFRAKKWLNKGIELGSVYCQYEVCQAPEERFATNNVKTVVDWVKAAAHFGVPDALELLGDLYLQGHAGLKVDFEKAESLMEKAVSQ; encoded by the coding sequence ATGGCGGCTGAAGAAAAAAAGGATGCACTGGTCACTTATACGATGGATGAATGGGTCGAAATCTACAGTGAAGCAGTCATAGGATTATATAAGAGATTACTGGATTATGCCCGTGTGGTCTATGATCCGGAAAGCAAAAGCTACAGCTATTTCTGGCAGTTAGTCAATTCTGCCTACTATCTTGATGGTCAGGTCATCGGCCATAACCTGGATGAGATGATCGGATGCCAGTGGGACAACGAAAAAATTCTGGAAACATTGGAAAATGATTACAAGACACTCTGTGTTATTTTTAAGGACCGCTATGTCGATGTGCTCAGAGAAAGCTTTCAGAATGAACTAAATGCAGAAGCCATTCACTACAATACCCTGCCGGATCCTAAAGACCGGGAAGGCTTTGAAAAGCTGCTTTTCAGCCACGGAGCAAAGGTGTTCAAAAATGTATCGGATTTGGCCGGAAGCGGCGATATTTCTGCCCAGGTGCTGCTTGGAAAAATGTATTTTCTGGGATGGGGCACCAAGGTCGGCGCAGAAGAGGGCCTGTACTGGTTCAAAAAGGCGACGGAATCCGGAAACGGCGCAGCGTTCTTCTATGCTGGCATGGCCCATGAGTATATGACCTGCTCAGAAACTGGCGTCAACCTCAACGCCGAGTCCTGTGAGCTTTACCACGAAGCCATGAATGCTGGGTTTACCGAGGCGGCCTATGCGCTTTATCGCTATTACGGCCGTTATGTCAGCGGAAAAACAGGAATGTTCCGTGCCAAAAAATGGTTAAATAAGGGCATCGAGCTTGGCAGTGTCTACTGCCAGTACGAAGTCTGCCAGGCGCCCGAAGAGCGTTTTGCCACTAATAATGTGAAAACCGTGGTGGACTGGGTGAAAGCGGCGGCGCATTTTGGCGTTCCAGATGCCTTAGAACTGTTGGGAGACCTCTATCTCCAGGGGCATGCAGGCCTGAAGGTTGATTTTGAAAAGGCCGAATCCCTCATGGAGAAGGCTGTCAGTCAGTGA
- a CDS encoding MGDG synthase family glycosyltransferase, producing the protein MNRSKKVLILTCSHGSGHKMVSAALKDAFEQKGYTAVVRDLFNETNRLVNTIIEKSYLLSYNIGSSFYKKMYYDMEKDAHSKFIYRLWTLTEKTLLDMVDEIHPDCIVNTYPYTVSSILKQAHYPDIPVYTVVTDFCIPAAWQHEDTDKFYVACQNVEDHLVDYGIPAERILKTGIPIREAFYGHYDRHRLQEKYHLDPDKRTLVICAGTYGVVKNLRTICEKADSLHNLQTIVVCGKNKSLYKELSAVSFKNTQIFGFVSDIHELYCCGDFMMTKPGGITLSEAVTTRMPLILHNPVPGQEGENAE; encoded by the coding sequence ATGAATCGCAGCAAAAAAGTTTTAATCCTGACCTGTTCCCACGGATCAGGCCACAAGATGGTGTCCGCAGCCCTTAAGGACGCCTTTGAACAGAAAGGCTACACTGCTGTTGTTCGTGATCTGTTCAATGAGACCAACCGACTCGTCAATACCATTATTGAAAAATCCTATCTCCTTTCCTATAATATTGGCAGCAGCTTTTATAAAAAAATGTACTACGATATGGAAAAGGATGCTCACAGCAAATTTATATACAGACTTTGGACACTGACCGAAAAAACCCTTCTGGATATGGTGGACGAGATCCATCCCGACTGCATTGTCAACACCTACCCCTACACGGTATCCTCCATCCTGAAGCAGGCCCACTATCCGGACATCCCGGTTTATACAGTGGTCACAGACTTCTGCATACCGGCTGCCTGGCAGCATGAGGACACCGACAAGTTTTACGTCGCCTGTCAGAATGTTGAGGATCATCTGGTGGACTACGGCATTCCCGCAGAACGCATTCTCAAGACCGGTATTCCGATCCGGGAAGCTTTTTACGGCCACTACGACCGCCACCGCCTTCAGGAGAAATACCATCTGGATCCAGACAAGCGTACCCTGGTTATCTGCGCCGGCACCTACGGTGTGGTCAAAAACCTCAGAACCATCTGCGAGAAGGCCGACAGCCTGCATAATCTCCAGACCATTGTAGTCTGCGGAAAAAACAAATCCCTTTATAAGGAACTATCCGCAGTGTCTTTCAAAAACACACAGATTTTTGGCTTTGTCTCAGACATTCACGAGCTCTACTGCTGCGGTGATTTTATGATGACCAAGCCTGGCGGCATCACCTTAAGTGAAGCGGTGACGACCCGTATGCCGCTGATCCTGCACAATCCGGTACCGGGCCAGGAGGGCGAAAACGCCGAATAG
- a CDS encoding PP2C family protein-serine/threonine phosphatase — protein MESIKEYSELVNLFDKQLQFAQNIQKKIIPQPSEFISDTYHLYAMLKPFRKVGGDFYDFHNLDDDKISLILADATGHGIDAAMITSMVKLIYSYAMENELVREHPSMLMQRMERDIEKQLTSTYFSAFALVLDPGANTLRYANAGHPSAILVGDDITLLKPSLPLVGLHQLMSSINYQDITVPFKNGDKFIIFTDGLIDAQNTSNELFSMERLTEIVKKHTTQPINTICQEILKEYNLFTEGTDDMDDVCLLGIEYDD, from the coding sequence TTGGAATCCATTAAAGAGTACAGTGAGCTAGTGAATCTTTTCGATAAACAACTGCAATTTGCCCAGAACATCCAAAAGAAAATTATTCCACAGCCCAGCGAGTTTATATCGGATACGTATCACCTTTACGCGATGCTCAAGCCCTTTCGCAAAGTTGGCGGCGATTTTTACGATTTCCATAATCTGGATGATGATAAGATCAGCCTTATTCTGGCCGACGCTACCGGACACGGCATCGACGCGGCCATGATCACCAGTATGGTCAAGCTGATTTATTCCTATGCCATGGAAAACGAGCTGGTACGCGAGCACCCCAGCATGCTCATGCAGCGTATGGAGCGCGACATCGAAAAACAGCTGACATCCACCTATTTCAGCGCTTTTGCGCTGGTTCTGGACCCTGGCGCCAATACGCTTCGCTACGCAAACGCCGGCCATCCCTCGGCAATTCTGGTAGGCGACGACATCACGCTGCTCAAACCGAGCCTGCCCCTTGTGGGGCTGCATCAGCTCATGTCCAGCATTAACTATCAGGACATTACGGTTCCGTTTAAAAACGGCGATAAGTTTATCATCTTTACCGACGGACTCATCGATGCGCAGAATACCAGCAATGAGCTTTTCTCCATGGAACGCCTGACCGAGATTGTAAAAAAGCATACGACCCAGCCCATCAACACTATCTGCCAGGAAATCCTGAAAGAGTACAACCTGTTTACCGAGGGCACCGACGATATGGACGACGTCTGCCTCCTGGGTATCGAATATGACGACTGA
- a CDS encoding GTP pyrophosphokinase, producing the protein MIVLSTQYWQEFLIPYRQAVDELVLKFNSLKNQSMTLGENSPIESVRGRVKTVSSILEKINKYGFDVEDLETNIKDIAGIRIICQFVEDIYEVVDIIHERDGKDLRIVDVKNYMEGEDQSSLKSGCGIPKESGYQSYHLIIRYPVFCALGYREIYAEIQIRTLAMNFWSIIEHSLSYKYKEKLPEALKARLHNTADSVIGLDQEMSAIRDEIQQAQKLFKMKSSTVNSILDNIDNLYKLDQSDKAVAYERDFEDLSEQEDLIQLILLKKELESEISRIKEEN; encoded by the coding sequence GTGATTGTATTGAGTACACAATACTGGCAGGAGTTCCTCATTCCCTACAGACAAGCAGTGGATGAGCTGGTCCTGAAATTTAACAGCCTGAAAAACCAATCGATGACGCTGGGAGAAAATTCACCCATTGAGTCGGTTCGAGGCAGGGTGAAAACCGTTTCAAGTATTCTTGAAAAAATCAATAAATATGGCTTTGACGTTGAAGATCTTGAGACAAACATTAAAGACATTGCCGGCATTCGCATCATCTGTCAGTTTGTGGAGGACATCTATGAGGTGGTCGATATTATCCACGAGCGTGATGGAAAGGACCTGCGCATTGTGGATGTTAAAAACTATATGGAGGGGGAGGACCAATCCAGCCTGAAATCAGGCTGTGGAATTCCTAAAGAGAGCGGTTATCAGAGCTATCACCTGATCATTCGATATCCGGTTTTCTGTGCCCTTGGTTACAGAGAAATATACGCCGAAATTCAGATCCGCACTCTGGCAATGAATTTCTGGTCCATCATCGAACACTCCCTCAGCTATAAGTACAAGGAAAAGCTGCCGGAAGCCCTGAAGGCCCGGCTTCATAATACCGCTGATTCTGTCATTGGCTTGGACCAGGAAATGTCCGCCATCCGCGACGAAATCCAGCAGGCCCAGAAGCTGTTCAAGATGAAGTCCAGCACTGTTAACAGCATTCTCGATAATATCGACAATTTATACAAGCTCGACCAGTCCGACAAGGCCGTTGCCTACGAGCGTGATTTCGAGGATCTCTCCGAGCAGGAAGACCTGATCCAGCTGATCCTCCTCAAAAAAGAGCTGGAATCCGAAATCAGCCGGATAAAAGAGGAGAACTGA